The following coding sequences are from one Sulfitobacter sp. HNIBRBA3233 window:
- a CDS encoding ABC transporter substrate-binding protein, with amino-acid sequence MITRRKLIKTATATGLLAGASGLAMPAIAQGRAVRIGYVSPQTGPLAGFAEADSFTIDMFNRVMAEQGIAVEVIVKDSQSNPNRAASVAQELIIDDEIDLMLVASTPETTNPVATVCEGEEIPVISTKAPWQPFFIGQQGNPGNPSSWQPFEFAYHYFWGLEDVIGVFTNMWNQLDTNKQVGGLFPNDADGNAWGDPNVGVAPGFAAAGYDTVDPGRYQNLTDDFSAQINAFKAANAEIVTGVVIPPDFTTFRNQAIQQGFSPKAITVAKAILFPQSVETLGEAGHNLSSEVWWSASHPFTSSLTGESCADLAAGFTDATGRPWTQPIGFVHSLFEMAADVIKRADDPTDPENVVETIRATDLDTMVGKIAWNGEGVPPFAAQNVCKTPLVGGQWRRQEDGSFELVVVDNTTAPNIPTGGVMEALS; translated from the coding sequence ATGATTACACGGCGCAAATTGATCAAGACAGCCACCGCAACCGGACTTCTGGCAGGTGCATCTGGGCTGGCGATGCCGGCGATTGCGCAGGGCAGGGCGGTCCGCATCGGCTATGTCAGCCCGCAAACCGGGCCGCTTGCCGGTTTCGCAGAGGCTGACAGCTTTACCATCGACATGTTCAACCGCGTGATGGCCGAACAGGGCATCGCGGTCGAGGTGATTGTCAAAGACAGCCAGTCGAACCCGAACCGCGCCGCATCGGTCGCGCAGGAACTCATCATCGACGACGAGATTGATTTAATGCTGGTGGCGTCGACGCCGGAAACCACGAACCCTGTCGCCACGGTCTGCGAGGGCGAAGAAATTCCTGTGATCTCCACCAAAGCCCCGTGGCAGCCGTTCTTCATCGGCCAGCAGGGCAATCCGGGGAATCCGTCGTCCTGGCAGCCGTTCGAGTTCGCTTACCACTATTTCTGGGGGCTCGAGGACGTCATCGGCGTGTTCACGAATATGTGGAACCAGCTGGACACCAACAAACAGGTGGGTGGGCTGTTTCCCAACGATGCGGACGGCAACGCATGGGGTGATCCAAATGTCGGCGTCGCGCCCGGCTTTGCGGCTGCAGGCTATGATACGGTCGATCCGGGCCGGTATCAGAACCTGACCGATGATTTCAGTGCGCAGATCAACGCCTTCAAGGCCGCCAACGCAGAGATCGTCACCGGTGTGGTCATCCCGCCGGACTTCACCACGTTCCGCAATCAGGCGATCCAGCAGGGGTTCAGCCCGAAGGCGATCACCGTTGCCAAGGCGATCCTGTTCCCGCAGTCGGTCGAGACCTTGGGGGAGGCCGGGCACAATCTGTCGTCAGAGGTGTGGTGGTCGGCCAGCCATCCGTTCACATCGTCGCTGACCGGTGAAAGCTGTGCCGATCTGGCCGCCGGGTTCACCGATGCGACGGGGCGCCCCTGGACCCAGCCGATCGGGTTTGTTCATTCGCTGTTTGAAATGGCGGCGGACGTGATCAAGCGGGCCGATGATCCGACCGATCCGGAGAATGTCGTGGAAACGATCCGCGCCACCGATCTGGATACGATGGTTGGCAAGATCGCCTGGAACGGCGAAGGCGTCCCACCCTTCGCCGCGCAAAACGTGTGCAAGACACCGCTCGTAGGGGGGCAGTGGCGGCGGCAGGAAGACGGGTCGTTCGAGCTTGTCGTTGTCGATAACACCACCGCCCCCAACATTCCGACCGGTGGCGTCATGGAAGCGCTCAGCTAG
- a CDS encoding ABC transporter ATP-binding protein produces MTILSLQNVSKSFGALTVTDDVSFDVPQGEALGIIGPNGAGKSTLFNLITGNIPADRGRIEFDGIDVTNVSPMQRCLTGVGRSFQIPQPFSQLTVFENLVVAATHGRNLSEREVTDDCAAILERTELMDRANASAGSLSLLQRKRLELARAMATRPRLLLLDEIAGGLTEAECQALIQTIRAIHAEGVTIIWIEHVLHALNSVVERLLVLDFGKIIGLGEPAAIMDSREVKEIYLGIDI; encoded by the coding sequence ATGACTATTCTGTCCTTGCAAAATGTATCGAAATCCTTCGGGGCCCTGACGGTCACCGACGACGTCAGCTTTGACGTGCCGCAGGGCGAGGCCTTGGGCATCATCGGACCGAATGGCGCGGGCAAATCAACGCTCTTCAACCTGATTACCGGCAACATTCCGGCAGATCGGGGTCGCATTGAATTCGACGGCATAGATGTGACCAACGTGTCGCCGATGCAAAGATGTCTGACGGGGGTCGGGCGGTCCTTCCAGATCCCGCAGCCGTTCTCACAGTTGACAGTGTTCGAAAACCTCGTCGTGGCCGCGACCCACGGCCGCAATCTGTCAGAACGAGAAGTGACGGATGACTGCGCCGCGATACTGGAGCGGACCGAGTTGATGGACCGCGCAAATGCCTCTGCCGGATCCCTGAGCCTGTTGCAGCGCAAGCGGTTGGAGCTGGCCCGCGCGATGGCGACCCGCCCCAGGCTTTTGCTGCTCGACGAGATCGCGGGCGGGCTGACCGAGGCGGAGTGTCAGGCCCTGATCCAGACGATCCGCGCCATCCACGCCGAAGGGGTCACGATCATCTGGATCGAACATGTCCTGCATGCGCTCAATTCCGTGGTCGAACGTCTGTTGGTGCTGGATTTCGGCAAGATCATCGGTCTGGGCGAACCGGCGGCGATCATGGACAGCCGCGAGGTCAAGGAAATCTACCTGGGGATCGACATATGA
- a CDS encoding ABC transporter ATP-binding protein → MSLLETRNLTAHYGDFQALFGVDITLNEGETIAIIGANGAGKTTLMRSIAGVLTNAPEMVAFQSGPIGARPANEILGLGIAMVPEGRKLFPSLSVEENLLIGAHSRKVDGHWTLNTVYELFPILREKRSAPGTSLSGGQQQMVAIGRALMSNPRVLLCDEISLGLAPVVIRDIYKALPQIQKSGASVIVVEQDIGQAMKVADRVYCMMEGRITLTGTPDQLSRQAIHDAYFGATV, encoded by the coding sequence ATGAGCCTGCTGGAGACCCGCAACCTGACCGCGCATTACGGTGACTTTCAGGCCCTTTTCGGCGTCGATATCACCCTGAACGAGGGAGAGACCATCGCCATCATCGGCGCGAACGGGGCAGGCAAGACTACCCTGATGCGGTCCATCGCCGGCGTGTTGACCAATGCGCCTGAGATGGTTGCGTTTCAATCCGGTCCGATCGGCGCGCGTCCAGCGAATGAGATACTAGGCCTCGGGATCGCGATGGTGCCCGAGGGGCGCAAGCTCTTTCCGTCCCTCAGTGTCGAGGAAAATCTGCTGATCGGGGCCCACAGCCGGAAGGTTGATGGTCATTGGACGTTGAACACAGTTTACGAGTTGTTCCCGATCCTGCGTGAAAAACGCAGCGCCCCCGGCACCTCGTTGTCGGGTGGTCAGCAACAGATGGTGGCCATCGGGCGCGCACTGATGAGCAACCCGCGTGTGCTGCTCTGCGACGAGATCAGCCTTGGCCTTGCCCCGGTGGTCATCCGCGACATCTACAAGGCGCTCCCGCAGATCCAGAAGTCAGGCGCCTCGGTGATCGTGGTTGAGCAGGATATCGGGCAGGCGATGAAAGTCGCTGACCGGGTCTATTGTATGATGGAAGGCCGCATCACGCTGACAGGCACGCCCGATCAACTGAGCCGTCAGGCCATTCACGACGCCTATTTTGGAGCAACAGTATGA
- a CDS encoding branched-chain amino acid ABC transporter permease — translation MIWLDTIVQGILLGGLYALFAAGLSLVFGIMRLVNLAHGDLIVLGAYIILLVVSFLGINPFLAAAIAMPVMFAFGWILQRVVLNRVLGEDILPPLLVTFGLSIVLQNVLLEGFSADSQRVGAGALETASVDLGPVTLGVMPVLTFASAILVIVALNHLFYRTALGRAFRATSDDPVTASLMGIKPASVFATATGIAMIVVTIAALYLGMRANFDPTIGPARLIYAFEAVIIGGLGSLWGTLVGGTIIGVAQTVGAAVNPEWQILAGHVAFLVVLLFRPRGLFPRAYD, via the coding sequence ATGATTTGGCTTGATACAATCGTGCAGGGCATTCTTCTGGGAGGGCTCTACGCGCTTTTCGCCGCCGGGCTCAGCCTTGTATTCGGGATCATGCGGCTGGTGAATCTGGCCCATGGCGATTTGATCGTTCTGGGGGCCTACATCATTCTGCTGGTTGTATCCTTTCTTGGGATCAACCCCTTTCTGGCCGCGGCCATCGCGATGCCGGTGATGTTCGCATTCGGCTGGATCTTGCAGCGTGTCGTGCTCAACCGGGTGTTGGGAGAGGATATTCTGCCACCCCTGTTGGTGACTTTTGGTCTGTCCATCGTCTTGCAGAACGTCTTGTTAGAGGGGTTTTCGGCCGACAGCCAAAGGGTCGGTGCAGGGGCGCTTGAAACCGCATCGGTGGATTTGGGGCCGGTGACGCTGGGTGTGATGCCGGTTCTGACCTTTGCGTCGGCCATTCTGGTGATCGTCGCGCTGAACCATTTGTTCTACCGCACGGCCCTTGGTCGCGCGTTTCGGGCCACGTCGGACGATCCGGTGACCGCAAGCCTGATGGGGATTAAACCTGCCAGCGTCTTTGCCACAGCGACAGGCATCGCGATGATCGTCGTGACGATTGCGGCGCTCTATCTGGGAATGCGCGCGAATTTCGACCCCACGATTGGTCCTGCGCGGCTTATCTACGCGTTCGAGGCCGTCATCATCGGCGGCCTTGGGTCCCTTTGGGGGACGCTCGTCGGGGGGACCATCATCGGGGTGGCGCAGACCGTTGGAGCGGCCGTCAACCCTGAATGGCAGATCCTCGCGGGTCACGTCGCGTTTCTGGTGGTGTTGCTGTTCCGGCCGCGCGGGCTGTTCCCGCGTGCTTATGACTGA